The Pollutimonas sp. M17 sequence CAAACGGGCTCGATCGCGGCAGTCGCGTTCATCTATGGTGATTATGCGCAGATCCTGATGCCGCTGGGGTCTTACGGCCCGGCGCTGCATGGGGCGATGGCGGTCATTGTCCTGACGGCGCTGAATGTGCTGGGCACCTTGCAATCCAAGCGGGTCCAGTTGCTGCTGGCGGGCGCCACGATTGCAGCCTTGCTGCTCACCAGTCTTGCGGGCCTTATGCTGGCCGCCGATTCACCGCTTATGCCGGTGACGTCGTCTTCCGCGCCCGTCGGCAATCCGGCCGGCGCCCTGGGCCTGGGCCTGGGCATGGTGTTCGTGCTGCTGACTTACGGGGGCTGGAACGAAGCGGCGTATCTATCGGGAGAACTGCGCAATCCGGGGCGCAACATGAGCCGCGTGTTGTTGATCGGGACGCTGGTGGTGACCGCCGTCTACCTGGTGGTGAATGCGGCTTACCTGCGGATCTTCGGACTGGAGGGGCTGCGGGGCACGCAGGCGGTGGGTGCGGACTTGATGCGCCTGGTCGCCGGGCCGTGGGCGGCCGTGCTGCTTAGCTTGCTGGTGTGCTGCACCGCGCTGGGTACGATCAATGGCAGTATCTTCACGGGCGCTCGGGTGTACTGCGCACTGGGCCGCGACGTTCGGGCGTTGCGCGGCCTGGGCGCATGGAGCGATCGTGGAAAGACGCTCGCGCGGGCGCTTTTGCTGCAGGCGGCCATTACGCTGGCGCTGATTCTGTTCGGCGTGCTCAGCCAGGGCGGCATCCAGGCCATGGTGGCCTATACCGCGCCGGTATTCTGGCTATTCATGTTTTTGACCGCATGCGCGGTGATAGTGCTGCGCCGGCGGGACAGGGAAGGGGCCAGGCCTTTCCGGGTGCCCTTGTATCCGCTGACGCCCCTGGTATTCGCCTTTACCTGCCTGGCCCTGTGCTGGTCCAGCATACAGTATGCGGGCGCCGGGGCGCTGCTGGGGCTGCTGGTTCTTGCCGCAGGCCTTCCGCTGGTATGGCTGCAACGGCGGCTGGAACGGGCCTAGGTATTCGCCGGGCGCCGCCGGAAATCATCATTGTTCCGGCGCTGGGAATTTGGCGCCGCGAAGTAGGCTGCGCGTTGGATAGACACCTCTTGAAGCTTCATGGTGCAATCTTCTTACATCTGCGCGTTATTATCGCGTGAAAGTGGCGTTTGATTGGCTGGCGCGCTGTCTGCGTGACCGCCGCAGGCGCATGATGCTCGATGCCGAACATCCAGAAGATTTCGAACCAAGAGGAAGACAGCATGGATAAGCTATATAGTGAGCGCGCTCAAGCGGCGGCCGCCGAGGATGG is a genomic window containing:
- a CDS encoding APC family permease, translating into MKSVLPHAAAGGLSVLDAVAMLVGVVVGIGIFGFPPLVAQQAQTPAIYLALWLAGGLIMLVGALCYAELGSTYPDSGGEYHFLVRAWGLPVGMLFAWARGTVIQTGSIAAVAFIYGDYAQILMPLGSYGPALHGAMAVIVLTALNVLGTLQSKRVQLLLAGATIAALLLTSLAGLMLAADSPLMPVTSSSAPVGNPAGALGLGLGMVFVLLTYGGWNEAAYLSGELRNPGRNMSRVLLIGTLVVTAVYLVVNAAYLRIFGLEGLRGTQAVGADLMRLVAGPWAAVLLSLLVCCTALGTINGSIFTGARVYCALGRDVRALRGLGAWSDRGKTLARALLLQAAITLALILFGVLSQGGIQAMVAYTAPVFWLFMFLTACAVIVLRRRDREGARPFRVPLYPLTPLVFAFTCLALCWSSIQYAGAGALLGLLVLAAGLPLVWLQRRLERA